Below is a genomic region from Dechloromonas denitrificans.
GGACATTGTGCGGCGGGCCGCGTTCGCAGAATGACTATCTCGAAATCGCCCGGGGTTACCACACCGTGCTGCTCTCGCACATTCCGAAAATGACCCAGCACCAGGCTTCCGAAGCCCGGCGCTTTACCTGGCTGGTGGACGTTTTTTACGATCACAAGGTCAAGCTCATCGCGACCGCCGACTGTGCGCCTGAATTGCTGTACACCGAAGGGACGCAAGCCAGCGAGTTCGCCCGGACAGTCAGCCGCCTGACCGAGATGCACTCCCGCGAGTACCTGGCTTTGCCGCATATTACGTCTGCCTGAGGAGGGCTCGATGAAATCCATGCTGAAAATGCTGTCGACCGCGCTACTGCCCCTGGTCTTTGCCTTGTGGACCGGGCTGGTTGCGGCACAACAGGTGGAAATTATCGAACTGCGTCATAAAACGCTCGACCAGGTATTGCCGGCCTTGCTGCCGCTGGTTGAGCCGGGCGGAACGCTGAATGGCATGAACAACCAGCTTTTCCTGCGCACTTCGCCGCGCAACCGGGCGGATATCAAGCGTGTGCTGGCGGCAATCGATACACCGACGCGGCGTTTGATTATCCGGGTCAGCCAGAATCGGGAAAGTGAAGGCAAGTCGCGGGGCGGCGAAGCCAGCGGCCAGATCGTGCTTGGCAGTACGCGGCGCAGCCAGGCCGATGCCCGCGTCTGGGACACGCGCAGTCTGCGCGATGAAAAAGCCGGCCAGATGGTGCAGACGGTCGAGGGCAGCCCGGCATTCATTCAAGTGGGCCAGTCCCTTGCCATTCCGATGCGCCAGATGGTGGTCGGGCCGGGCGGGGCGGTGGTGACAGACAGTGTCGTCTATCAGGATGTCAGCCGGGGTTTCTACGCTGTGCCGCGGCTCAATGGTGAGCGCGTTACGCTGGAACTGAGCCAGCAATCGGACAGTGTGGCGGCGCAAGGTCGGGGTAATATCAACACCCAGCGCCTGTCGACCACGCTTTCCGGACGACTCGGCGAATGGATTGAAGTGGGCGGCACAGGCCGCCAGGCAAGTGGTTATCAGAGCGGAACGCTGAGTCTTTCAACGAGTGATGTCCGCGAAAATCGCTCAATCTGGTTGATGGTAGAGGAAGTTGAATGAGCGAATTGAAACGACATATTGGGCAGCAGGTTGCATTGGCCACGGCGGGGTTCTGCGCCGCGTTGGCCTTGCCGGCGTTCGGCCTGTTCATCTGGCTGTGGTGGGAGCGCGGCCTGGCTGACACCTGGGTACCCAGCGCATTGGCAACGGTGGGTTTTCTCGGTGCTTGCGCGGTCGTGCTATATGTTATCAGCCGGCCGCAGCCACCTCTGCCTGAGGAAGATGTTGCGGTCGACGGCTGAGCAGGAAGAAAATCGATTCGTCGCCGCGGCAACCAGCAAGGATGCCGGGTGACGAATCGACATAGTTGAAGTGGCGTTGTACTGACCGAGAGGCGTGCCCCATGAGTGATGTGACGGATTCCCAGCTGCTTCAGAAGGCCAGAGCCTTCGAGTATGCCAATGAGGCATTGTTCATCACCGATGCCGCCAACCGCATCATCGCGGTCAACCGGGCCTTTACGCACATGACCGGCTACGCACCGCACGATGTGATTGGTCAGAATCCGCGAGTGCTGGCTTCCGGCCAAACCTCGCCGGATGTCTATTACGACATGTGGCTGGCACTTGAAAAAAACGATTTCTGGCAGGGCGAGGTCTGGGATCGGCGGCGTGATGGTTCAACTTATCCGAAGCATCTGACCATCTCGGTGGTGCGCAATGCAGCCCATGAAGTTGAAAACTACATTGCCAGTTTTTCGGATATTACCGAGCGCAAGCAGGTTGCCGACCGGATGTTTCATCTGGCTCACCACGATGCATTGACCGGCTTGCTCAATCGCACCGCCCTCGAAGTCCAGTTGCAGAATGCCCTGGTCTATGCGCAGCGGGAGAAGCATCAGGTTGGCGTGCTGCTGATCGATCTGGATAATTTCAAGCAGGTGAACGATACGCTTGGCCACCATGTCGGCGATCATCTGCTGGTTCAGGTTGGCCGGCGTCTCAAGGACTGTGTGCGGGCGAATGACCCGGTGGCCCGTCTCGGTGGCGATGAATTCATCGTGGTCCTGCAGGACATTGAAAGCGCCATGTCGGTCGGTGCAATCGCCAGCAAGATCCAGCGCAGCCTGGCCGATGCCTATCAGGTCGACGAATACACGCTCTATGCGACGCCGAGCATAGGCGTCAGTCTTTATCCGATCGATGGCAGCGATCCGGATGTGCTGATCAAGAATGCCGATTCGGCGATGTATCACGCCAAGGCACAGGGGCGGAACAATTTCAAGTTCTTCGCCGCCAGCATGAACGCCGCAGCGCATGAGCGGCTCAAGCTGGAAAATGCACTGCGCAGCGCGCTGGAAGGCATCAACTGCGATCAGGATTCGCAATTCGAGCTTTATTTCCAGCCGCAAATACACCTTTCCAGCGGAAAGATTACCGGCCTGGAGGCACTGGCCCGTTGGTCGCACCCCGAATTAGGCCCCATTCCGCCGACGCGCTTTATCCAGATTGCCGAAGAAACCGGCCTGATCCAGCCGCTCGGCGACTGGGTTTTCTGGGAGGCCTGCCGCCGTCTCAAGGAATTCAAGGAGGCTGGCGTGACCGACATGCGTGTCGCGGTCAACCTGTCGACACAGCAACTTCGTCACGACAATCTGCCGGTCGTCGTGCGCGGCGCGCTGGCTTGCTACGACCTTCTGCCAGAAGAGCTGGAACTTGAAATTACCGAAAGTACGGCGATGCAGAATCCGGCGGCAACGATCGCGATTCTCGAACAACTCAAGGATATGGGCATCGTTCTTGCGGTCGACGACTTCGGGACAGGATATTCGTCGCTCTCATATCTCAAGCACCTGCCGATTCATCGCCTCAAGCTGGACCGGACGTTCGTCAAGGACATCGATACCAGCCGGGAAGATGCCGCGATCTGTTCTGCCACCATCGTCCTGGCCCACAGCCTGGGGCTTGATCTGGTTGCCGAAGGCGTAGAAACCGCAGCTCAGCGCGATTACCTGCAAAACCTTGGGTGCGACCTGTTTCAGGGATTCTTGTACAGCAGGCCGCTGCCGGCCGATCAACTGGTTCCCTTCATCCTCGAGTGGAATGCACGGATCGAAGGAACGCAGGCATAAGCCGCATTTGCAGCCAGAAAAAACCCGGCGCAAGGCCGGGTTTTTGATCGGGGCAACGTGCGATCAGGCTGCGTTCAGCGCCTGATCCAGATCGGCGATCAAGTCGTCGATGTGCTCGATGCCGACAGACAAGCGGATCATGTCTTCAGACACGCCGGCCTTGGCCATTTCAGCCGGCGAGAGCTGGCGGTGCGTGGTCGATGCCGGATGGCAGGCCAGCGTCTTGCAATCGCCGATAT
It encodes:
- a CDS encoding type II and III secretion system protein; the encoded protein is MKSMLKMLSTALLPLVFALWTGLVAAQQVEIIELRHKTLDQVLPALLPLVEPGGTLNGMNNQLFLRTSPRNRADIKRVLAAIDTPTRRLIIRVSQNRESEGKSRGGEASGQIVLGSTRRSQADARVWDTRSLRDEKAGQMVQTVEGSPAFIQVGQSLAIPMRQMVVGPGGAVVTDSVVYQDVSRGFYAVPRLNGERVTLELSQQSDSVAAQGRGNINTQRLSTTLSGRLGEWIEVGGTGRQASGYQSGTLSLSTSDVRENRSIWLMVEEVE
- a CDS encoding putative bifunctional diguanylate cyclase/phosphodiesterase; the protein is MSDVTDSQLLQKARAFEYANEALFITDAANRIIAVNRAFTHMTGYAPHDVIGQNPRVLASGQTSPDVYYDMWLALEKNDFWQGEVWDRRRDGSTYPKHLTISVVRNAAHEVENYIASFSDITERKQVADRMFHLAHHDALTGLLNRTALEVQLQNALVYAQREKHQVGVLLIDLDNFKQVNDTLGHHVGDHLLVQVGRRLKDCVRANDPVARLGGDEFIVVLQDIESAMSVGAIASKIQRSLADAYQVDEYTLYATPSIGVSLYPIDGSDPDVLIKNADSAMYHAKAQGRNNFKFFAASMNAAAHERLKLENALRSALEGINCDQDSQFELYFQPQIHLSSGKITGLEALARWSHPELGPIPPTRFIQIAEETGLIQPLGDWVFWEACRRLKEFKEAGVTDMRVAVNLSTQQLRHDNLPVVVRGALACYDLLPEELELEITESTAMQNPAATIAILEQLKDMGIVLAVDDFGTGYSSLSYLKHLPIHRLKLDRTFVKDIDTSREDAAICSATIVLAHSLGLDLVAEGVETAAQRDYLQNLGCDLFQGFLYSRPLPADQLVPFILEWNARIEGTQA